A single region of the Oleispira antarctica RB-8 genome encodes:
- a CDS encoding putative response regulator translates to MKIAYLEDDLEQAKMVIGWFEEFGYAYEHFSRTQALLNRLRDEDFDIALLDWELPDMSGLDAIKLIRSKYHQDLPILFCSMRDTEADVVQALELGADDYMRKPLLRIELKARISALLRRSQGMQEDKMIEHGPYRFDLSNKVALVNGEPVNMTDKDFEVASCLFDNIGRILSRSFLLETVWGISSDLNTRTVDVHVSRVRKALGISPESGFRVKTIYQHGYRLERVE, encoded by the coding sequence ATGAAAATCGCTTACTTAGAAGATGACCTTGAACAAGCAAAAATGGTTATTGGTTGGTTTGAAGAGTTTGGTTATGCTTATGAGCATTTTTCTCGAACTCAGGCTTTATTGAATAGGCTTAGAGACGAGGACTTTGATATTGCATTGCTTGATTGGGAATTACCCGATATGTCAGGCCTCGATGCGATTAAATTAATACGCAGTAAGTATCATCAAGATCTACCTATTTTATTTTGCTCAATGAGAGATACTGAAGCTGACGTTGTACAGGCGTTAGAGTTAGGTGCTGATGACTACATGCGGAAGCCGTTATTGCGTATTGAGCTTAAAGCACGTATCAGCGCGTTATTACGTCGATCACAAGGCATGCAAGAAGACAAAATGATTGAGCATGGCCCATATCGTTTTGACTTGAGTAACAAAGTTGCATTGGTAAATGGTGAGCCTGTCAATATGACTGATAAAGACTTTGAGGTTGCCAGCTGTTTATTTGATAATATTGGCCGTATTCTCTCACGCAGTTTTTTATTAGAAACAGTATGGGGCATTTCGTCAGATCTTAATACGCGTACAGTTGATGTTCATGTTAGTCGTGTTCGTAAGGCTCTCGGGATTTCACCAGAAAGTGGCTTTCGAGTTAAAACTATTTACCAGCATGGCTATCGGCTAGAAAGGGTCGAATAG
- a CDS encoding outer membrane protein: MSFKNLLFKTPLNVSPAALFTGLRAALIASSALSFSANAEWWNEMDAYVGAGIGQSDISPQHVKDQGFTIDDFSQTSWKLTGGLDLNEYISIEAYYSDLGSTDLSPNAEIGYRMAGADAIFHYWAKGEERLPGSIALYAKAGLNHTDTYSRGNVDENDGLRKLFGGLGAEVYLPQKFSVRFEFESYNADASLLSLNLIKRFGFSSKRSTQKEFVAMVEQLPKTAAGPKVAVLLPVVLDSDLDGLLDDEDQCPDTAKNAAVDQFGCVVVENKKAAKRESVISKSVMDGVISNVQFDSNSDNLTQTSKNELDKVAQLLAVSTAVNVEIQAHSDNTGSAIYNKNLSQKRAESVVSYLTDKGIDSSRMSAVGYGEEKPVFDNETKIGRAKNRRVEFILTTN; encoded by the coding sequence ATGTCATTCAAAAATCTATTATTTAAAACCCCTCTAAATGTATCTCCAGCAGCTTTATTTACAGGATTAAGAGCGGCGTTAATTGCGTCATCTGCGTTGTCATTTTCAGCAAATGCAGAATGGTGGAATGAGATGGATGCTTATGTTGGTGCTGGTATCGGTCAGAGTGATATAAGTCCTCAGCACGTCAAGGATCAAGGCTTTACCATTGATGATTTTTCGCAAACATCTTGGAAATTAACCGGTGGTCTGGATTTAAATGAGTATATTTCTATTGAAGCTTATTATAGTGATTTAGGCAGTACAGATCTGAGCCCAAATGCTGAAATCGGTTACCGTATGGCAGGTGCAGACGCTATTTTTCATTATTGGGCGAAAGGTGAAGAGCGCCTACCTGGTAGTATTGCTTTATACGCTAAGGCTGGTTTAAATCATACGGACACGTATAGTCGTGGTAATGTTGATGAAAATGATGGCCTAAGAAAGTTATTTGGTGGTTTGGGTGCAGAAGTGTATTTACCACAAAAATTTAGCGTACGCTTTGAGTTCGAGTCATATAATGCGGATGCTTCGTTACTTTCGTTGAACCTAATTAAGCGTTTTGGTTTCAGTTCAAAACGATCGACGCAAAAAGAATTTGTTGCGATGGTAGAGCAGTTGCCTAAAACAGCAGCAGGTCCAAAAGTGGCTGTATTATTACCGGTTGTCCTTGATTCTGATTTAGATGGATTATTAGATGATGAAGACCAGTGTCCTGATACGGCTAAAAATGCGGCAGTTGATCAGTTCGGTTGTGTCGTTGTAGAAAATAAAAAGGCTGCCAAGAGAGAAAGTGTTATTAGTAAAAGCGTTATGGATGGCGTGATTTCTAATGTACAGTTTGACTCGAATTCTGATAATTTAACTCAGACAAGTAAGAATGAATTGGATAAAGTGGCACAGTTATTAGCTGTTAGTACTGCTGTTAACGTTGAAATTCAAGCGCACAGTGATAATACTGGTAGTGCTATTTATAATAAAAACCTATCGCAGAAGCGCGCTGAATCAGTAGTTTCATATCTAACTGATAAAGGAATTGATTCTAGTCGAATGTCTGCCGTTGGTTATGGAGAAGAAAAGCCTGTTTTTGACAATGAAACAAAAATTGGCCGTGCAAAGAATCGTCGCGTTGAATTTATTTTAACAACTAATTAA